In one Sporomusa sphaeroides DSM 2875 genomic region, the following are encoded:
- a CDS encoding glycosyl hydrolase family 18 protein, whose translation MKKYKQATAWLVMMTVMATFMLPVMPAHAFSVSDILGQAAGTAESGGTSGVSAGKGVVDIILGLFLGKVLGNAASPDAAVQDNSSDNGLKTNLAKEFVGFYAEWWGEDTSSYNSMVQNADVIKTIAPFWATMQADGTLTDRGGNDHIAVVNTAHQKDVAVLLLVNNAKQDNAPPVHTVLANPALRTKAIDNFEAYIKKYNLDGINVDFEMVPAKDRDLLTAFMRELYGRLKPQGYIVSIDVFPKQDENNDVAAAYDYAELAKYADKIMIMTYDNHGAWSGPGPIADIRWVENNLKYALKSIPKDKLYLGIAAYGYDWSAQGVQSLEFDAIMDLAQRYGKTVQWDDTAKSPHFSYTATDGTAHTVWFENSESLKHKLALITKYDIAGAAMWKLGEEDPAVWPVLRDKFRK comes from the coding sequence ATGAAAAAGTATAAGCAGGCAACGGCTTGGTTAGTCATGATGACTGTTATGGCGACTTTTATGCTGCCGGTTATGCCGGCACATGCTTTTTCCGTATCTGATATATTAGGACAGGCTGCCGGGACTGCTGAGTCCGGCGGGACGAGTGGCGTGAGTGCAGGCAAGGGGGTAGTTGATATTATCCTTGGTCTGTTCCTGGGTAAAGTCCTGGGAAATGCTGCCAGCCCAGATGCAGCTGTTCAAGACAATAGTTCCGATAATGGCTTAAAGACCAACTTAGCGAAAGAGTTTGTCGGGTTTTATGCTGAATGGTGGGGGGAAGATACTTCCTCGTATAACTCTATGGTTCAAAATGCTGATGTAATTAAGACCATTGCGCCTTTTTGGGCTACCATGCAGGCCGATGGCACACTAACCGACCGGGGTGGCAATGACCATATAGCTGTGGTTAACACTGCTCATCAGAAAGATGTGGCAGTATTGCTGTTGGTGAATAACGCTAAACAGGATAACGCGCCACCGGTGCATACTGTTCTGGCAAACCCTGCTCTTAGAACCAAAGCGATTGATAATTTTGAAGCCTATATTAAAAAGTACAATCTGGATGGTATCAATGTTGATTTTGAAATGGTGCCGGCAAAAGACCGTGATCTTTTAACGGCCTTTATGCGTGAGCTTTATGGCCGCCTCAAACCGCAGGGATATATTGTTTCCATTGATGTTTTTCCTAAACAGGATGAGAACAATGATGTGGCGGCTGCCTATGACTACGCCGAGTTAGCCAAATATGCTGATAAAATTATGATCATGACTTACGATAATCACGGTGCCTGGAGTGGCCCGGGGCCGATTGCTGATATCCGCTGGGTGGAAAACAACTTAAAATATGCGTTGAAATCTATTCCTAAAGATAAACTCTATCTTGGCATTGCTGCTTATGGTTATGACTGGTCGGCACAAGGAGTCCAGTCATTAGAGTTTGACGCTATTATGGATTTAGCTCAGCGTTATGGTAAAACCGTGCAGTGGGATGACACAGCTAAATCTCCTCATTTTAGCTATACCGCAACAGACGGTACAGCGCATACGGTTTGGTTTGAAAATAGCGAAAGCTTGAAACACAAGCTGGCACTTATTACCAAGTATGATATTGCCGGTGCCGCCATGTGGAAACTTGGCGAAGAAGACCCGGCAGTGTGGCCGGTATTGAGGGACAAGTTCCGCAAATAA
- a CDS encoding YlmC/YmxH family sporulation protein, producing MRISEMAGKEVINLGDGARLGIIGECEITFDSRTGVIGGLVLPKRRSLFNFLGDGQITTIPWQAIKRIGDEVVIVDLNNAYERMYSTFRE from the coding sequence ATGCGGATAAGTGAAATGGCCGGAAAAGAAGTTATTAATTTGGGTGATGGAGCCCGGTTGGGCATAATCGGTGAATGTGAAATTACTTTTGACAGTCGGACAGGGGTTATTGGCGGCTTGGTATTACCCAAACGAAGATCCCTCTTTAACTTTTTAGGGGATGGTCAGATAACCACAATACCCTGGCAGGCCATCAAACGGATTGGTGACGAGGTTGTTATTGTTGATTTGAATAATGCTTATGAACGAATGTATTCTACGTTTAGGGAATAA
- a CDS encoding bifunctional riboflavin kinase/FAD synthetase, translating to MEVFTQIKDIHQYPGIYMALGTFDGVHVGHQAIISRTVELAKNENCLSSVFTFSNHPLNVINPEHCPPLIITNPEKVNLIAALGVDILFNIPFTSQLLQLTPESFVAMLVNNLKLKHVIVGENFTYGYRGAGTSDMLKKAGVLHGFSVDVVHMVDIEGTVVSSTVIRQLIKEGEVKQAAVLLGRFVTITGEVIKGDQRGNKLGFPTANLAIPQGLLVPADGVYAVYAIDKSGQKFNAVANIGNNPTFTRQSRRIEIHILDFDRLIYGEHLQVQFLDRIRGEIAFNSIEQLKQQMANDINFARKNYF from the coding sequence ATGGAAGTATTTACACAGATAAAAGACATACATCAATATCCGGGCATTTATATGGCGTTAGGAACTTTTGATGGTGTTCATGTTGGACATCAGGCAATCATTTCACGTACTGTCGAGCTGGCGAAAAACGAAAACTGCTTGAGCTCTGTGTTTACTTTTAGCAATCATCCTCTAAATGTTATTAATCCAGAACATTGTCCACCGCTCATTATAACCAACCCGGAAAAGGTTAATTTAATTGCAGCCCTGGGAGTTGATATTTTATTTAATATCCCCTTTACAAGTCAGCTTTTACAACTGACGCCTGAGAGTTTCGTTGCAATGCTGGTCAACAACCTTAAGCTGAAACATGTGATAGTCGGAGAAAACTTTACCTATGGGTATCGGGGGGCAGGGACGTCGGACATGTTGAAAAAGGCTGGCGTTCTTCACGGGTTCAGCGTCGATGTGGTACATATGGTTGATATCGAAGGTACTGTTGTGAGCAGTACTGTTATCCGGCAATTAATTAAAGAGGGTGAAGTCAAACAGGCGGCTGTTTTGCTTGGCCGCTTCGTAACCATCACCGGGGAAGTTATCAAAGGCGACCAGCGGGGTAATAAATTAGGCTTTCCTACCGCTAATTTGGCTATTCCCCAAGGCTTGCTGGTTCCCGCTGACGGAGTTTATGCCGTGTATGCCATAGATAAGTCCGGCCAAAAATTTAATGCAGTAGCCAATATTGGCAATAATCCTACCTTCACGCGGCAATCCCGCCGGATTGAAATCCATATTTTGGATTTTGACCGTTTGATTTATGGAGAACATCTTCAGGTACAATTTCTTGACCGAATTCGCGGTGAGATTGCTTTTAATTCCATCGAGCAACTAAAACAGCAAATGGCTAATGATATCAATTTTGCGCGAAAAAATTACTTTTAA
- a CDS encoding deoxyuridine 5'-triphosphate nucleotidohydrolase (catalyzes the formation of dUMP from dUTP), translated as MTRGFEVITQYKDCNVILPVRKTGLSAGYDIAAAQETTLYPGKVALIPTGLKAYMQEDEYLGIHIRSGLSIKHSLSLINGQGIIDADYYNNPDNEGHILVGIFNHGTEPLTIRAGTRIAQGIFYKYLKTDNDCAAAVRSGGLGSTGE; from the coding sequence ATGACAAGAGGGTTTGAGGTAATTACCCAATATAAGGACTGTAATGTAATTTTGCCTGTACGCAAGACCGGATTAAGTGCCGGCTATGATATTGCCGCCGCTCAAGAAACTACTTTATATCCCGGAAAGGTGGCCTTGATTCCGACAGGCCTCAAAGCTTATATGCAGGAGGATGAATATTTAGGTATTCACATCCGTTCCGGTTTATCCATTAAACATAGTTTGAGCTTAATCAATGGGCAAGGAATTATTGATGCCGATTATTATAATAATCCGGACAATGAGGGACATATTCTGGTTGGCATATTTAATCATGGTACCGAGCCTTTGACAATCAGAGCAGGGACTAGAATAGCTCAGGGAATTTTTTATAAGTATTTAAAGACAGATAATGATTGTGCTGCCGCTGTCCGGTCAGGTGGCTTAGGCAGTACCGGCGAGTGA
- a CDS encoding general stress protein, which translates to METTNSNNGGNQIAGNVNNQAMNQTTGQAGNAMFNANTGAQPAATSNQMTAGTMQGNQVTQSAQGNTQGVKSVIGVFDGRNNAEQAVNSLRAQGFTTEEINIVSKNKNTKNTQGDGSFEDDITDGTLTGGTLGGIGGLLLGAGALAIPGVGPIVAAGPIAAALSGVVAGGIAGGLIDWGIPAEVGKRYEQHVVQGGILTIIRADAAKANQAAQILRQNGAKDVETHALS; encoded by the coding sequence ATGGAGACAACAAACAGTAACAATGGTGGCAATCAAATAGCAGGTAATGTTAATAATCAGGCGATGAACCAAACTACAGGACAGGCAGGCAATGCCATGTTCAATGCCAATACAGGTGCCCAGCCGGCGGCCACTTCCAATCAAATGACGGCAGGCACCATGCAGGGAAATCAGGTAACTCAGTCAGCTCAGGGAAATACTCAGGGGGTTAAAAGTGTAATCGGCGTGTTTGATGGCCGGAATAATGCGGAGCAAGCGGTTAATTCCCTCAGGGCGCAAGGCTTTACAACAGAAGAAATCAACATTGTTTCTAAGAACAAAAACACAAAAAACACCCAAGGTGATGGATCTTTTGAAGATGACATTACCGATGGTACTCTTACAGGTGGCACCTTAGGCGGAATTGGCGGTTTGCTGCTGGGAGCGGGTGCTTTAGCCATTCCCGGAGTAGGGCCAATTGTTGCTGCCGGTCCGATTGCAGCTGCTTTAAGCGGGGTTGTGGCCGGTGGTATTGCCGGTGGTTTGATTGACTGGGGCATTCCCGCTGAGGTGGGAAAACGCTATGAGCAGCATGTAGTGCAAGGGGGAATTTTGACTATTATCCGCGCCGATGCAGCTAAGGCTAACCAAGCGGCTCAGATCCTTCGCCAAAATGGTGCCAAGGATGTCGAAACTCACGCATTAAGCTAA
- a CDS encoding polysaccharide deacetylase family protein yields MQCKMIMVGKIRQWYVYFSIGVFLTIAMLSGLLQPLLATTQLTTVPPPIFQGNQSRPQVAFACNVFWGEEYLPDMLKTLDKNNIHITFFIGGSWANKYPEILKDLANRGHELGNHTYSHPHPNNLSKEKNKEQIIKTEELVNNLTGIKTNLYAPPYGEYNNTVLLAAQELQYTTIMWSIDTVDWKRPPPEILKERVLKKLHNGAIILMHPTAPTAQALPSLIEEIQKRGYTITTVSDILKP; encoded by the coding sequence ATGCAGTGTAAAATGATAATGGTAGGAAAAATTCGCCAGTGGTATGTGTATTTTTCTATTGGTGTCTTTTTGACAATAGCTATGTTATCAGGCCTGCTCCAGCCGCTGCTGGCTACTACCCAACTGACGACTGTACCGCCGCCCATTTTTCAGGGAAATCAGTCGCGGCCGCAAGTGGCATTTGCTTGCAATGTATTCTGGGGCGAAGAATACCTCCCCGATATGCTTAAGACATTGGATAAAAATAATATTCACATCACTTTTTTTATTGGCGGCAGCTGGGCTAATAAATATCCTGAAATACTGAAGGATTTAGCCAATAGAGGACATGAACTGGGTAACCATACCTATAGCCACCCGCACCCTAACAACCTAAGCAAAGAGAAAAACAAAGAGCAAATCATAAAAACAGAAGAATTAGTGAACAATCTTACCGGCATAAAAACAAACCTGTACGCGCCACCTTATGGTGAGTATAACAATACAGTATTGCTGGCTGCGCAGGAATTACAGTACACTACGATCATGTGGAGCATTGATACGGTCGATTGGAAGCGGCCGCCGCCGGAAATACTTAAGGAGCGGGTATTGAAAAAGCTTCATAACGGCGCCATTATTTTGATGCATCCAACCGCGCCTACCGCCCAGGCTCTTCCCAGTCTTATTGAGGAAATACAAAAACGCGGATATACAATAACTACGGTATCTGATATACTAAAACCGTAA
- a CDS encoding M16 family metallopeptidase yields MYRKSVLPNGVRVVSETIPYVKSVTMGVWMATGSRFENEENHGVSHFIEHLMFKGTARRSAKDIAETVDAVGGQLNAFTAKECTCYYLKVLDSHAELAMDILSDMLLRSKFAEDDIERERQVVLEEVHMYEDTPDELVHDIHLDTIWPAHPLGRNILGTLASIECFDQALVKKYYQDFYTPDNLVIAAAGNISHDALVQLAANYFGQMQGQSRNLAITAPAFAPAKTIVSKDIEQVHVCLGTASVPQDSPEIYPVHILNNILGGGISSRLFQSIREERGLAYSIYSYQTNYRDAGLFTIYAGTRPGNVNQVLDLILENLREFKEKGISEQELTKSKEQIKGNLLLGLESSSSRMSRIGKLEITLGKFVSLDEVVGKIDRVTLTDVNQMIEQMLTAKQLCFTALGPVDSAKINTNFRI; encoded by the coding sequence ATGTACCGAAAATCAGTGTTACCTAATGGGGTTCGTGTTGTTTCGGAGACTATTCCGTATGTTAAATCAGTCACCATGGGAGTATGGATGGCTACCGGATCACGGTTTGAAAACGAAGAAAATCATGGTGTTTCTCACTTTATTGAACATTTGATGTTTAAAGGTACCGCCCGGCGGTCGGCCAAGGATATTGCTGAGACGGTGGATGCTGTAGGTGGTCAGCTTAATGCATTTACCGCCAAAGAGTGCACTTGTTATTATCTAAAAGTGTTAGACTCGCATGCCGAGCTGGCGATGGATATTTTAAGCGATATGCTGCTACGGTCCAAATTTGCCGAAGATGACATTGAGCGGGAACGTCAGGTAGTACTTGAAGAAGTACATATGTATGAGGATACACCTGATGAATTGGTTCATGATATTCATTTAGATACTATCTGGCCGGCTCATCCGCTTGGCCGGAATATTTTAGGCACACTTGCTTCGATAGAATGCTTTGACCAGGCGTTAGTGAAAAAATATTATCAGGATTTCTATACACCGGATAATTTGGTTATTGCTGCAGCTGGCAATATAAGCCATGATGCTTTGGTACAGTTGGCAGCAAATTATTTTGGTCAAATGCAAGGCCAAAGCCGAAATCTGGCAATCACTGCTCCGGCGTTTGCTCCGGCGAAAACCATTGTCAGCAAAGACATAGAGCAGGTACATGTGTGTTTAGGTACAGCAAGTGTGCCACAAGACAGCCCGGAAATATATCCTGTTCATATTCTGAATAATATTTTAGGCGGCGGGATAAGCTCCAGGCTGTTTCAATCTATCCGGGAAGAGCGGGGACTGGCCTATTCCATTTATTCCTATCAAACTAATTACCGGGATGCCGGCTTATTCACTATCTATGCCGGAACCCGGCCAGGCAATGTAAATCAGGTTTTAGATCTGATTCTGGAAAACCTAAGAGAATTCAAAGAAAAAGGAATCAGTGAACAAGAGTTAACTAAGTCCAAAGAGCAAATAAAGGGAAATTTGCTGCTGGGACTGGAAAGTTCAAGCAGCAGGATGTCCCGTATTGGCAAACTGGAAATTACTTTAGGCAAATTTGTGTCCTTAGACGAAGTTGTCGGTAAAATTGACAGGGTAACGTTAACCGATGTCAATCAGATGATTGAGCAGATGCTTACTGCCAAGCAATTGTGCTTTACTGCCCTGGGGCCTGTTGATTCTGCAAAAATTAATACGAACTTTAGGATTTAA
- the dapB gene encoding 4-hydroxy-tetrahydrodipicolinate reductase: MIRVMVCGAYGKMGREVLRAVHEDQQLSIVGAMDINSDFADVGDIIGAGKTGVTVGNDLVTVINETKPQVMVDFTNPEAVMNNTQLAIKNGVCPVVGTTGLAEADINELRKLCTASKVNAIISPNFSIGAILMMKLAQEAAKYLPHVEIIEMHHDQKLDAPSGTGLRTAEMIASVRGEMRQGHPRETEKLPGARGGELAGIRLHSVRLPGYVAHQEVIFGGLGQTLSIRHDSISRESFMPGVVLACKKVLTVDGLIVGLEHIMD, from the coding sequence TTGATAAGAGTAATGGTATGTGGAGCTTATGGCAAAATGGGGCGGGAAGTACTGCGCGCAGTTCATGAGGACCAGCAGTTAAGTATAGTTGGTGCGATGGATATTAACTCAGATTTTGCCGATGTAGGGGATATTATCGGTGCAGGCAAAACAGGAGTAACTGTAGGCAATGATCTGGTTACGGTTATCAATGAGACAAAACCACAAGTTATGGTTGATTTCACTAATCCTGAAGCAGTTATGAATAATACTCAACTGGCAATTAAAAACGGTGTGTGCCCGGTAGTTGGAACTACCGGCTTAGCGGAAGCCGATATTAATGAGCTCCGTAAATTATGTACAGCTTCTAAAGTTAATGCAATTATTTCTCCTAATTTTTCCATAGGTGCAATTCTCATGATGAAACTGGCGCAAGAAGCTGCTAAGTATTTACCGCATGTCGAAATTATCGAAATGCATCATGATCAAAAACTTGACGCACCTTCCGGCACCGGCCTGAGGACGGCGGAGATGATTGCCAGTGTGCGAGGTGAAATGCGTCAGGGTCATCCCCGGGAGACTGAGAAACTGCCTGGTGCGCGTGGGGGCGAATTAGCGGGAATTAGGCTGCATAGTGTTCGCTTGCCAGGCTATGTTGCCCATCAGGAAGTAATTTTTGGTGGTTTAGGACAAACGCTTAGCATTCGCCATGATTCAATATCCCGCGAATCCTTTATGCCGGGAGTTGTACTGGCTTGTAAAAAGGTACTGACTGTGGATGGGCTAATAGTTGGCCTTGAACATATAATGGACTAA
- a CDS encoding polyribonucleotide nucleotidyltransferase has translation MEKFQMELGGRTLVIESGKMAKQASGAVLVRYGDTAVLVAATQSAEPRPGIDFFPLTVDYEERLYSVGKIPGGFIKREGRPSEAAILAGRLIDRPLRPLFADGLRNDVHVVATVMSVDQNNPPDIPAMIGASCALGVSDIGFNGPIGGVRVGLLDGKLILNPTVEEQEKSELNLVVAGTKDAILMVEAGANELLEETMLEAILFGHEAIKEIVAFQEDIIAKIGKPKKEKPLYEVPADIDAAMRQFATEQLKVAVVNSDKHTREENIKQIKNEVVAHFLSLYPDNEKDINYMFQKILKEIVRKMITVDKIRPDGRQIEEVRPITCEVGLLARTHGSGLFTRGQTQVFTITTLGAIGDEQILDGLGVEESKRYMHHYNFPSFSVGETRPSRGPGRREIGHGALAERALLPVIPSETDFPYTIRLVSEVLESNGSSSMGSVCGSTLSLMDAGVPIKAPVSGVAMGLVKEGDHYTILTDIQGMEDALGDMDFKVAGTAKGVTAMQMDMKISGITKEIFEDALAQARRGRMHIMGRMLEAIAEPRKELSPFAPRIITMEIDPDKIRDVIGPGGKIIKKIIEETGVTIDIEDDGKVFIAAVDVEAGQKAVSIIESLVRSVEVGTTYTGKVTRIMNFGAFVEILPGKEGLVHISQLARERVAKVEDVVKIGDEIMVKVTEIDRQGRINLSRKELLKAEPPKENRPEVGE, from the coding sequence ATGGAGAAATTCCAGATGGAATTAGGTGGCCGTACCCTGGTCATTGAATCAGGTAAAATGGCTAAACAAGCCAGCGGTGCCGTTTTGGTACGTTACGGTGACACGGCTGTGCTTGTGGCTGCGACTCAGTCGGCCGAGCCGCGGCCGGGCATTGATTTTTTCCCATTGACTGTTGATTATGAAGAACGCTTATATTCGGTTGGCAAAATTCCCGGTGGCTTTATCAAACGGGAAGGGCGTCCAAGCGAAGCCGCCATTTTAGCCGGACGCTTAATCGACCGGCCGCTTCGACCGTTATTTGCCGATGGGCTGAGAAACGATGTTCACGTTGTGGCTACTGTCATGTCGGTAGATCAGAACAACCCGCCGGATATCCCGGCAATGATTGGTGCATCCTGCGCTTTAGGCGTATCTGATATTGGTTTTAACGGGCCAATTGGCGGTGTGCGTGTAGGGCTGCTTGACGGCAAGCTTATTTTGAATCCCACGGTGGAAGAGCAGGAAAAAAGTGAGCTTAATTTAGTCGTAGCAGGTACCAAAGATGCCATTTTAATGGTTGAGGCAGGGGCCAATGAACTGCTGGAAGAAACCATGCTTGAAGCAATTTTATTTGGTCACGAAGCCATCAAAGAAATAGTTGCTTTCCAGGAAGATATTATTGCGAAAATCGGTAAACCGAAAAAGGAAAAACCGTTATATGAAGTCCCTGCCGATATTGATGCAGCTATGCGGCAGTTTGCAACAGAACAGTTAAAGGTAGCTGTAGTTAATTCGGATAAGCATACGCGTGAGGAAAATATCAAACAGATTAAAAATGAAGTTGTGGCACATTTCCTTTCGCTATATCCTGATAATGAAAAAGACATTAATTACATGTTCCAAAAAATTCTCAAAGAAATTGTACGGAAAATGATTACCGTTGATAAAATCCGTCCAGATGGCCGCCAGATTGAAGAAGTACGGCCTATTACTTGTGAAGTAGGCCTTTTGGCACGTACTCATGGGTCAGGCTTGTTTACTCGCGGACAGACGCAAGTCTTCACGATAACCACCCTGGGAGCCATCGGGGATGAACAGATTCTTGACGGGCTTGGTGTCGAGGAATCCAAACGCTATATGCATCATTATAATTTCCCTTCCTTCAGCGTAGGTGAGACTCGTCCTTCACGCGGTCCGGGCCGTCGCGAGATTGGTCATGGCGCACTGGCTGAGAGAGCCTTGCTGCCTGTAATTCCCTCAGAAACTGATTTTCCTTATACCATCCGGTTAGTGTCAGAAGTGCTGGAATCCAATGGCTCAAGCTCTATGGGCAGCGTATGCGGCAGTACATTATCATTAATGGATGCCGGTGTGCCGATTAAAGCTCCCGTATCCGGTGTAGCCATGGGTCTGGTTAAAGAAGGGGATCATTATACGATCCTGACAGATATTCAAGGCATGGAAGATGCACTGGGTGATATGGACTTTAAAGTAGCCGGTACGGCAAAAGGTGTAACAGCTATGCAGATGGATATGAAAATATCCGGCATTACGAAGGAAATTTTTGAAGATGCGCTGGCTCAGGCCAGGCGGGGACGCATGCATATAATGGGCAGAATGCTTGAAGCTATTGCTGAACCGAGAAAAGAACTTTCGCCGTTTGCACCGCGCATTATTACGATGGAAATTGATCCTGACAAAATTCGCGATGTCATTGGACCAGGCGGTAAGATTATTAAAAAGATTATTGAGGAAACAGGCGTGACCATCGACATTGAGGATGATGGCAAAGTATTTATTGCCGCCGTTGATGTTGAGGCCGGTCAAAAAGCAGTGAGTATAATTGAAAGCCTGGTACGCAGCGTGGAAGTTGGTACCACCTATACGGGTAAAGTCACCCGCATCATGAACTTTGGTGCATTTGTCGAGATTCTGCCTGGGAAAGAAGGCCTTGTCCATATTTCACAGCTTGCGCGCGAACGGGTAGCCAAAGTAGAAGATGTTGTTAAGATTGGCGATGAAATTATGGTTAAAGTTACAGAAATTGACCGCCAAGGCCGTATTAATCTGTCGCGTAAAGAGTTGTTAAAAGCAGAACCGCCAAAGGAAAACCGCCCTGAAGTCGGCGAATAA
- the rpsO gene encoding 30S ribosomal protein S15 — translation MLTPENKQKLIEKYRVHLNDTGSPEVQIAILTERINYLTEHLREHKKDHHSRRGLLKMVGQRRGLLNYLRENDIERYRSILEKLNLRK, via the coding sequence GTGTTGACACCTGAAAACAAACAGAAACTTATTGAAAAATATCGTGTACACTTGAATGATACCGGATCACCGGAAGTTCAGATTGCGATTCTTACCGAGCGCATTAATTATTTGACAGAACATTTAAGAGAACACAAAAAAGACCACCATTCCCGTCGCGGTCTATTAAAAATGGTTGGTCAGCGCAGAGGTCTCTTAAACTATCTGCGTGAAAATGATATTGAACGCTACCGTTCAATCTTGGAAAAACTCAACTTGCGGAAATAG
- a CDS encoding N-acetylmuramoyl-L-alanine amidase family protein, translating into MYKEKIMIIAMLLVLVFNVVAPVQVSHAASLNSVVSTLGASTVPGTDGGGSSGGSNIFEKLFSFLFDKILGPILNIFDGGKAATTSPDSPVKVTPLPSGDGSSVTGSSGVLRGKVIVVDPGHGGSNPGAVANNTRESDNNLAVSKKLRDKLTSAGAKVVMTRETDRTVAAEGSSLGQELAARVNIAEANKADIFVSVHSNSNPNPAIYGAMTFYPSGKSSQLALKVQNGIVKATGAVDKGTSPATFHVLRNTSMPSILVEMGFVTNAGEARKLQEDSYRNKMAQGIFDGIVSYFAN; encoded by the coding sequence GTGTATAAAGAAAAAATAATGATTATAGCTATGCTTCTCGTTTTAGTATTTAATGTCGTGGCACCTGTACAAGTTAGCCATGCGGCATCTTTAAATAGTGTTGTCAGCACTCTGGGGGCTTCGACTGTTCCCGGAACAGATGGCGGCGGCAGCTCTGGCGGATCTAATATCTTTGAAAAGCTTTTTAGTTTTTTATTTGATAAAATTCTTGGCCCAATACTGAATATTTTTGATGGCGGCAAGGCGGCAACAACTTCGCCGGATAGTCCGGTAAAAGTGACACCGCTTCCGTCCGGAGACGGCAGTTCTGTTACCGGCAGCAGCGGTGTATTGCGTGGCAAAGTCATTGTTGTCGACCCAGGCCATGGCGGCAGCAACCCTGGGGCGGTAGCCAACAATACCCGGGAATCGGATAATAACTTAGCTGTCAGCAAAAAATTGCGGGACAAGCTGACAAGCGCCGGCGCCAAAGTAGTTATGACCAGAGAAACTGACCGCACCGTAGCTGCCGAGGGCAGCTCGCTTGGACAGGAATTAGCCGCAAGGGTAAATATTGCCGAAGCTAACAAGGCTGATATATTTGTTAGTGTCCATTCCAATTCTAATCCCAATCCTGCCATTTACGGAGCAATGACCTTTTATCCCAGCGGCAAGTCTTCCCAGCTTGCACTTAAAGTGCAAAACGGTATTGTCAAAGCGACAGGTGCTGTAGATAAAGGTACATCGCCGGCAACCTTCCACGTTCTCCGCAACACCAGCATGCCTAGTATTTTAGTTGAGATGGGATTTGTGACAAACGCCGGCGAAGCGCGTAAACTGCAGGAAGACAGTTACCGCAATAAAATGGCTCAGGGTATTTTCGATGGGATAGTAAGCTACTTTGCTAACTAA